From the Euphorbia lathyris chromosome 6, ddEupLath1.1, whole genome shotgun sequence genome, one window contains:
- the LOC136233128 gene encoding uncharacterized protein, producing MQKMTESHNTDKLVQFLMGLRSDYSHVIHQLLLLDPLPSLHKAYSMLQNVEKQREVNSDHVQLEIDALATKSSVPTTSSNLHGQKRDSSNKADRFCTHCNKPGHEKDSCFKLYGFLEWFQEFKKKKNKNSKTRANHVSILGDTPLDGSDSENKENMSSNYTMPHGFAQLVQTEGQRVMKNKNPLSFGDEYPANSSMPLANFSGFAGPSV from the exons ATGCAGAAGATGACTGAATCACATAATACAGATAAGCTAGTGCAATTTCTTATGGGCCTTCGCTCTGACTATTCTCATGTTATACATCAATTGCTGCTATTAGATCCTTTACCAAGTTTACACAAAGCTTATTCAATGTTGCAAAATGTTGAGAAACAAAGGGAGGTCAATTCTGATCATGTTCAATTGGAGATTGATGCTCTTGCTACAAAATCCTCTGTTCCTACTACATCTAGTAACTTACATGGTCAGAAAAGAGATTCAAGCAACAAGGCTGATAGGTTTTGTACTCATTGCAACAAGCCCGGTCACGAGAAGGATTCATGTTTCAAACTTTATGGGTTTCTTGAATGGTTTCAGgagtttaaaaaaaagaagaacaagaactcTAAGACTCGTGCTAATCATGTTTCAATTCTAGGCGATACACCTTTGGACGGATCTGACTCTGAAAATAAGGAAAACATGTCTTCTAACTATACCATGCCTCATGGCTTTGCCCAACTGGTTCAGACTGAAGGTCAAAGAGTTATGAAGAACAAAAATCCCTTATCATTTGGTGATGAATATCCAGCAAACTCCTCAATGCCTTTGgcaaacttttcaggttttgcAG GCCCCTCGGTCTGA